Proteins from one Limanda limanda chromosome 4, fLimLim1.1, whole genome shotgun sequence genomic window:
- the cers5 gene encoding ceramide synthase 5 yields the protein MAALSAWFWSERFWLPHNVTWADLADPAPGLEYPKAGHLLAALPLALVIFSVRIFFERFIASFCAQSLHLQPGVGRRAQPNAVLEKVYTSITKSPDSRHLDGLSKQLDWDVRKIQRWFRHRRNQDKPSTHTKFCESMWRLTFYLCIFIYGFRFLLQSPWMWDTRHCWYGYPYQVLTPGLYHYYVIELAFYCSLMFSQFSDIKRKDFVIMFIHHLATVGLISFSYVNNMVRVGSLVMCVHDSSDFLLEAAKLANYAKYQRLCDFLFIVFSVAFFLTRLIIYPIWVLNSTMFESWDIVGPFPSWWVFNILLLVLQVLHIIWSYLISRIAVKAMLRGKVCNDVRSDIESSSEEDTPTEGLKTPAHSPKGENGENGTNGHCAASKAQAQHRNSW from the exons ATGGCTGCTCTCTCCGCCTGGTTCTGGAGCGAGCGGTTCTGGCTTCCACACAACGTCACCTGGGCGGACCTGGCGGACCCGGCGCCCGGGCTGGAGTACCCCAAAGCCGGGCATTTGCTCGCCGCCTTGCCGCTGGCCCTGGTGATCTTCTCCGTCCGGATCTTCTTCGAGAG ATTTATCGCCAGCTTCTGTGCACAGAGTCTCCACCTTCAACCAGGAGTTGGAAGAAGAGCTCAGCCCAATGCAGTGCTGGAGAAAGTTTATACATCCATCACAAAg AGTCCGGACTCCAGACATCTGGACGGCCTCTCCAAACAGCTGGACTGGGATGTGCGAAAGATCCAGCGTTGGTTCAGACACCGCAGGAACCAAGACAAGCCCAGCACGCACACTAAGTTCTGCGAGAGCAT GTGGAGGTTAACATTCTATCTGTGCATATTTATCTATGGCTTCCGGTTTTTGTTGCAG tccCCTTGGATGTGGGATACACGACATTGCTGGTACGGTTATCCCTATCAG gtCCTGACCCCGGGTCTTTACCACTACTATGTGATCGAATTGGCCTTCTACTGTTCACTCATGTTCTCGCAGTTCTCCGACATAAAAAGGAAG GACTTCGTGATCATGTTCATCCATCACCTGGCGACAGTCGGCCTGATCAGCTTTTCCTACGTCAACAACATGGTGCGAGTCGGGAGCCTGGTGATGTGCGTCCACGAttcctctgacttcctgctggAG GCAGCCAAGCTGGCCAACTACGCCAAATACCAGCGCCTGTGTGACTTCCTCTTCATTGTGTTCAGTGTGGCTTTCTTCCTCACACGACTCATTATATATCCAATATG GGTCCTTAACTCCACTATGTTTGAGAGCTGGGACATAGTCGGGCCGTTCCCGTCCTGGTGGGTCTTCAACATCTTACTGCTCGTGCTACAGGTGCTGCACATCATCTGGTCCTACCTCATATCCCGGATAGCTGTGAAAGCCATGCTGCGCGGAAAG GTGTGTAACGACGTCCGCAGTGACATTgagagcagctcagaggaagacACGCCCACAGAGGGCCTCAAGACTCCTGCTCACTCTCCCAAGGGAGAGAACGGAGAGAACGGCACCAACGGCCACTGTGCTGCCTCCAAAGCTCAGGCACAGCACCGAAACAGCTGGTGA
- the gpd1b gene encoding glycerol-3-phosphate dehydrogenase 1b gives MAAPKKVCVIGSGNWGSAIAKIVGANAAKYDQFDTTVNMWVFEETVNGRKLTEIINTDHENVKYLPGHKLPPNVVGVPELVDSVKGADILIFVIPHQFIVRVCDTIKDHIKKDAVGMSLIKGIDSSPEGLKLISEVIRGKLGITMSVLMGANIANEVAEEKFCETTIGCKDKTYGSMLKELMQTTNFRVTVVEESDVVEICGALKNIVAVGAGFCDGLGFGDNTKAAVIRLGLMEMIAFAKFFCTACPVSPATFLESCGIADLITTCYGGRNRKIGEAFAKTGKTIEQLENELLNGQKLQGPATAMEVHEILKQKNMVDKFPLFTAVYQICFNSHPVAEFIKCLQNHPEHK, from the exons ATGGCAGCTCcgaagaaagtgtgtgtgatcGGCTCTGGTAACTG GGGCTCTGCCATTGCCAAGATTGTTGGCGCCAACGCAGCCAAGTACGACCAGTTCGACACCACAGTGAACATGTGGGTGTTCGAGGAGACGGTGAACGGACGTAAACTCACAGAAATCATCAACACAGACCACGAGAATGTGAAGTACCTGCCCGGCCACAAGCTGCCGCCCAACGTG GTGGGTGTTCCAGAACTGGTGGATTCGGTGAAAGGAGCCGACATCCTGATCTTTGTGATCCCTCACCAGTTCATCGTGAGAGTGTGCGACACCATCAAAGATCACATCAAGAAGGACGCTGTGGGAATGTCTCTCATCAAG GGCATCGATTCCAGTCCGGAGGGTCTGAAGCTGATCTCAGAGGTGATCCGAGGGAAGCTGGGCATCACCATGTCCGTCCTCATGGGAGCAAACATCGCCAACGAGGTCGCTGAGGAGAAGTTCTGTGAAACAACCATCG GGTGTAAAGACAAAACATACGGGTCCATGCTGAAGGAGCTGATGCAGACCACCAACTTCCGTGTGACCGTGGTGGAGGAGTCGGATGTAGTGGAGATCTGTGGAGCTCTGAAG AACATCGTGGCGGTCGGAGCAGGTTTCTGTGACGGTCTGGGCTTTGGCGACAACACCAAGGCAGCTGTGATTCGTCTCGGCCTGATGGAGATGATCGCCTTTGCTAAGTTCTTCTGCACGGCGTGCCCTGTCTCCCCCGCCACCTTCCTGGAGAGCTGCGGCATCGCTGACCTCATCACCACCTGCTATGGGGGACGCAACCGCAAGATCGGGGAGGCCTTCGCCAAAACAGGAAAA ACCATCGAGCAGCTGGAGAACGAGCTGCTGAACGGACAGAAGCTCCAAGGTCCAGCAACTGCGATGGAGGTCCACGAAAtcctgaaacagaaaaacatggtTGACAA GTTCCCTCTGTTCACCGCTGTTTACCAGATCTGCTTCAACAGCCACCCGGTCGCTGAGTTCATCAAGTGTTTGCAGAACCACCCAGAGCACAAGTGA